The following proteins come from a genomic window of Blastococcus sp. HT6-30:
- a CDS encoding phosphoribosylaminoimidazolesuccinocarboxamide synthase codes for MIELPLVARGKVREIYDAGADRLLLVASDRISAYDHVLPTPIPDKGRVLTQLSVWWFEQLTPVLASFGASHHLVSAADVPAEVAGRAMLVRRLEMLPVECVARGYLSGSGTKEYERTGSIRDVALPAGLVEGSRLPEPVFTPSTKAEVGAHDEAIDFAAVVSAVGAARAEELRELTLALYRRGAEIAAEAGIVLADTKFEFGLAGVSVVLGDEVLTPDSSRFWPADTWSPGAVQPSYDKQFVRDWLTSSGWDRVSEPPELPADVVAATRERYVTAYEQLTGTSFA; via the coding sequence GTGATCGAGCTGCCGCTCGTCGCGCGGGGCAAGGTGCGGGAGATCTACGACGCCGGCGCCGACCGGCTGCTCCTGGTCGCCTCCGACCGGATCTCCGCCTACGACCACGTGCTGCCGACGCCGATCCCCGACAAGGGGAGGGTGCTCACGCAGCTGTCGGTGTGGTGGTTCGAGCAGCTGACGCCGGTGCTGGCCTCGTTCGGGGCCTCGCACCACCTGGTATCGGCCGCGGACGTGCCCGCCGAGGTCGCCGGGCGGGCCATGCTCGTGCGGCGGCTGGAGATGCTGCCGGTGGAGTGCGTGGCCCGCGGCTACCTCTCCGGCTCGGGGACCAAGGAGTACGAGCGCACGGGGTCGATCCGCGACGTCGCCCTGCCCGCCGGCCTGGTCGAGGGCTCGCGGCTGCCGGAGCCGGTGTTCACGCCGTCCACCAAGGCCGAGGTGGGCGCGCACGACGAGGCGATCGACTTCGCCGCCGTCGTCTCGGCGGTGGGCGCCGCCCGCGCGGAGGAGCTCCGCGAGCTGACGCTGGCGCTGTACCGCCGGGGCGCCGAGATCGCGGCCGAGGCGGGCATCGTGCTGGCCGACACCAAGTTCGAGTTCGGGCTGGCCGGGGTCTCCGTCGTCCTGGGGGACGAGGTGCTCACCCCCGACTCGTCCCGGTTCTGGCCGGCCGACACCTGGTCGCCGGGTGCGGTGCAGCCCTCGTACGACAAGCAGTTCGTGCGCGACTGGCTGACGTCGTCCGGCTGGGATCGCGTCTCGGAGCCGCCCGAGCTCCCCGCCGACGTCGTCGCCGCCACCCGGGAGCGCTACGTCACCGCCTACGAGCAGCTGACCGGCACCTCCTTCGCCTGA
- the purB gene encoding adenylosuccinate lyase, which yields MIERYTLPDMGRVWSDAHKYELWCRVETLVLEAHAAAGRVPADVVEPVRNAPPPTAERVAEIEETTQHDVIAFLTAWADNTEPRSAAAFVHHGMTSSDLLDTALAVQLTEATDILLAKADRLVAALRDHGLAHRGTIKVGRTHGVHAEPDVWGHRVADLAFAAARSRDRLRAARERVGVVAISGAVGTYSLIDPSVEVAVAEALDLQPADASTQVVLRDSISEWISALAIIATVCEAVALEVRHGQRTEVRELSEAFGSGQKGSSAMPHKKNPIRSERIAGLARVVRAAVVPVMEGIPLWHERDISHSSTERVFLPDAAITTDYLLHLTAGLVENLVVDADRMRANLESTGGLIYTSSVLLELVESGQSREDAYALVQSAAMETWRSGVPFRDTLRARAGESGVPLDEARLDEICRPEKYVANLGPLFDRLAALS from the coding sequence ATGATCGAGCGTTACACGCTCCCTGACATGGGCCGGGTCTGGAGCGATGCCCACAAGTACGAGCTGTGGTGCCGCGTCGAGACGCTGGTGCTGGAGGCGCACGCCGCCGCCGGCCGCGTCCCGGCCGACGTCGTGGAGCCGGTGCGCAACGCGCCCCCGCCCACCGCCGAACGGGTCGCCGAGATCGAGGAGACGACGCAGCACGACGTCATCGCCTTCCTCACGGCCTGGGCGGACAACACCGAGCCCCGCTCGGCCGCGGCCTTCGTGCACCACGGGATGACCTCGTCGGACCTGCTGGACACCGCGCTGGCCGTGCAGCTCACCGAGGCCACCGACATCCTGCTGGCCAAGGCCGACCGGCTGGTGGCGGCGCTGCGCGACCACGGGCTGGCCCACCGGGGCACGATCAAGGTCGGCCGCACCCACGGCGTGCACGCCGAGCCGGACGTGTGGGGCCACCGGGTCGCCGACCTGGCTTTCGCCGCCGCCCGCTCGCGGGACCGGCTGCGAGCCGCCCGCGAGCGCGTCGGCGTCGTCGCCATCTCCGGCGCCGTCGGCACCTACTCGCTGATCGACCCCTCGGTCGAGGTCGCCGTCGCCGAGGCGCTGGACCTGCAGCCCGCCGACGCCTCGACCCAGGTGGTGCTGCGCGACTCGATCAGCGAGTGGATCTCGGCGCTGGCCATCATCGCCACGGTCTGCGAGGCGGTCGCCCTCGAGGTGCGGCACGGCCAGCGCACCGAGGTGCGCGAGCTGTCCGAGGCGTTCGGCTCGGGCCAGAAGGGCTCGAGCGCGATGCCGCACAAGAAGAACCCGATCCGCTCCGAGCGCATCGCGGGGCTGGCACGCGTCGTCCGGGCGGCCGTCGTGCCGGTCATGGAGGGCATCCCGCTCTGGCACGAGCGGGACATCTCGCACTCCTCGACCGAGCGCGTGTTCCTGCCCGACGCCGCGATCACCACCGACTACCTGCTGCACCTCACCGCCGGGCTGGTCGAGAACCTCGTCGTGGACGCCGACCGCATGCGCGCCAATCTGGAGTCCACCGGCGGGCTGATCTACACCTCCTCGGTGCTGCTGGAGCTGGTGGAGAGCGGGCAGTCCCGCGAGGACGCCTACGCGCTGGTCCAGTCGGCGGCGATGGAGACGTGGAGGTCGGGCGTGCCCTTCCGGGACACCCTCCGCGCCCGGGCGGGGGAGTCCGGCGTTCCGCTGGACGAGGCGCGGCTGGACGAGATCTGCCGGCCGGAGAAGTACGTGGCCAACCTCGGTCCGCTCTTCGACCGGCTGGCTGCGCTGTCGTGA
- a CDS encoding AI-2E family transporter: MLRRATNLAARARARIQAAREHDPHGWHHHPHGWHHHDAHHHDGEPGPIDFVHDLPEDEGAGSSRPPLGSPAAGAPDLDGAMGPGGVSGPPAGVSPEGARARAAAARRRSRRAGAEDDVPFGLRTAAAWSWRLIVVLAGFYLLLWAAAHVAVVVVPVIVALLLAALLQPGATALVRHGWPRGLAASAMLLVGLAVVAGIITLVVERFTAGFTDLAAQVSQGLEEVESFVVRTFPITANQLEDAVGELQDFLVSNEESLATGAITTATTVGEVFTGIVLALFTLFFFLKDGRSIWLWLVGLFPREARAYLDEAGRRSWRTLISYVRATVAVALVDAVGIGIGLAILGVPLVIPLAALVFLGAFIPIIGSFLAGSVAVLVALVSVGPIKALIALAIVVLVMQLEGHVLQPLLLGRAVHVHPLAVVLSIAAGLLIGGIFGALIAVPTVACVNVAGTYLSRRHEGPRPPEPRPERARPAVTAG, from the coding sequence ATGCTGCGCCGGGCCACGAACCTCGCCGCACGGGCCCGTGCGCGCATCCAGGCCGCGCGGGAGCACGACCCCCACGGCTGGCACCACCACCCGCACGGCTGGCACCACCACGACGCCCACCACCACGACGGCGAGCCAGGGCCGATCGACTTCGTGCACGACCTGCCGGAGGACGAGGGCGCCGGCTCGTCCCGTCCGCCGCTGGGCAGCCCGGCGGCGGGGGCCCCGGACCTCGACGGGGCGATGGGCCCCGGCGGCGTCAGCGGCCCACCCGCCGGCGTCTCGCCGGAGGGCGCCCGCGCCCGCGCCGCGGCTGCCCGGCGGCGCTCGCGCCGGGCCGGGGCCGAGGACGACGTCCCCTTCGGTCTGCGGACGGCGGCGGCCTGGTCGTGGCGGCTGATCGTGGTGCTCGCCGGCTTCTACCTGCTGCTCTGGGCCGCCGCGCACGTGGCGGTGGTGGTCGTGCCGGTCATCGTCGCGTTGCTGCTGGCCGCGCTGCTCCAGCCGGGGGCGACCGCCCTCGTCCGCCACGGCTGGCCCCGGGGGCTGGCGGCCTCGGCCATGCTCCTGGTCGGTCTGGCGGTGGTCGCCGGGATCATCACGCTGGTCGTGGAGCGCTTCACCGCCGGGTTCACCGACCTGGCGGCGCAGGTCAGCCAGGGCCTGGAGGAGGTGGAGTCCTTCGTCGTCCGGACCTTCCCGATCACGGCGAACCAGCTCGAGGACGCCGTCGGCGAGCTGCAGGACTTCCTGGTCAGCAACGAGGAGAGCCTGGCGACGGGCGCCATCACCACCGCCACGACCGTGGGCGAGGTCTTCACCGGCATCGTCCTCGCGCTGTTCACGCTCTTCTTCTTCCTCAAGGACGGCCGGTCGATCTGGCTGTGGCTGGTCGGCCTCTTCCCCCGCGAGGCGCGGGCCTACCTGGACGAGGCGGGCCGGCGGTCCTGGCGGACGCTCATCTCGTACGTGCGGGCGACCGTCGCCGTGGCCCTCGTCGACGCGGTCGGCATCGGCATCGGGCTGGCGATCCTCGGCGTCCCGCTGGTCATCCCGCTGGCGGCGCTGGTCTTCCTCGGCGCGTTCATCCCGATCATCGGCTCGTTCCTGGCCGGTTCGGTCGCGGTGCTCGTGGCCCTGGTCTCCGTGGGGCCGATCAAGGCCCTGATCGCCCTGGCGATCGTCGTGCTGGTCATGCAGCTCGAGGGGCACGTCCTGCAGCCGCTGCTGCTCGGCCGGGCCGTGCACGTGCACCCGCTGGCGGTCGTGCTGTCGATCGCGGCCGGCCTGCTGATCGGGGGCATCTTCGGTGCGCTGATCGCCGTCCCGACGGTGGCGTGCGTCAACGTGGCGGGCACCTACCTCAGCCGGCGACACGAAGGGCCCCGCCCGCCCGAGCCACGACCCGAGCGGGCCCGCCCGGCGGTCACCGCCGGCTGA
- the purD gene encoding phosphoribosylamine--glycine ligase — MRVLVIGSGAREHALCVALQSDPAVSGLACAPGNAGTRAVAPPPPGGGSLAVADPIAVAALARDWGADLVVVGPEVPLVAGAADAVREAGIACFGPSAQAAQLEGSKSFAKHVMTAAGVPTARSWPVGGPAELETALDEVAAATGGAPFVVKDDGLAAGKGVVVTPDREAAVAHGRGVLDAGGAVLVEEYLDGPEVSLFAVTDGTTVLPLVPAQDHKRRDDGDGGPNTGGMGAYAPLPWAPARLVDEVLATVLQPTVDEMARRGEPFSGLLYAGLALTSRGVRVVEFNARFGDPETQVVLPLLETPLGGLLHAAATGTLAGHPPLRWRAGAAVTVVVAAPGYPEAPRTGDAITGADGEGVLHAGTALAADGTVVSAGGRVLAVTAVGDDLAAARQAAYERVAGVRLADAHWRTDIALAAVEGRITVG, encoded by the coding sequence GTGCGCGTGCTGGTGATCGGCTCCGGTGCCCGGGAGCACGCCCTGTGCGTGGCTCTCCAGTCCGACCCCGCGGTGAGCGGGCTCGCCTGCGCCCCCGGCAACGCCGGGACCCGGGCGGTGGCTCCGCCGCCACCCGGGGGTGGATCACTGGCGGTGGCCGACCCGATCGCGGTGGCCGCGCTGGCGCGCGACTGGGGCGCCGACCTGGTCGTCGTCGGACCCGAGGTCCCCCTGGTGGCCGGGGCCGCCGACGCGGTCCGGGAGGCGGGGATCGCCTGCTTCGGCCCGTCCGCGCAGGCCGCGCAGCTGGAGGGCAGCAAGTCCTTCGCCAAGCACGTCATGACCGCGGCCGGCGTGCCGACCGCCCGGTCGTGGCCGGTCGGCGGTCCGGCCGAGCTGGAGACCGCGCTGGACGAGGTGGCAGCAGCCACCGGCGGCGCTCCCTTCGTGGTCAAGGACGACGGCCTGGCCGCGGGGAAGGGCGTCGTCGTCACGCCCGACCGGGAGGCCGCCGTCGCCCACGGCCGCGGGGTGCTCGACGCGGGGGGCGCGGTGCTCGTGGAGGAGTACCTCGACGGGCCGGAGGTCTCGCTGTTCGCCGTCACCGACGGGACGACGGTGCTGCCCCTGGTCCCGGCGCAGGACCACAAGCGGCGCGACGACGGGGACGGGGGCCCGAACACCGGCGGCATGGGCGCCTACGCGCCGCTGCCCTGGGCCCCGGCCCGGCTGGTCGACGAGGTGCTGGCCACCGTGCTGCAGCCGACCGTCGACGAGATGGCCCGGCGGGGCGAGCCCTTCAGCGGGCTGCTGTACGCCGGGCTGGCGCTGACCTCGCGGGGAGTCCGGGTGGTGGAGTTCAACGCCCGGTTCGGCGACCCCGAGACGCAGGTCGTGCTGCCGCTGCTGGAGACCCCGCTGGGTGGGCTGCTGCACGCCGCCGCCACCGGCACCCTCGCCGGGCACCCGCCGCTGCGCTGGCGCGCCGGCGCCGCGGTGACCGTGGTGGTGGCGGCGCCGGGCTACCCGGAGGCGCCCCGGACCGGGGACGCGATCACCGGCGCGGACGGGGAGGGCGTGCTGCACGCCGGCACCGCCCTCGCGGCCGACGGGACGGTCGTCTCCGCCGGGGGGCGCGTGCTCGCCGTGACCGCGGTGGGCGACGACCTGGCCGCCGCCCGGCAGGCCGCCTACGAGCGGGTGGCCGGCGTGCGGCTGGCCGACGCGCACTGGCGCACCGACATCGCCCTCGCCGCCGTCGAGGGGCGGATCACCGTCGGCTGA
- a CDS encoding glycerophosphodiester phosphodiesterase family protein: MTRLPQPVVIGHRGAPAYRPEHTAASFELAIDLGADLIEPDVVVSRDGVLVVRHESELSLSTDVAEHPEFAGRRTTRLVDGKLHTGWFVEDFTCAELRTLRAVERMPSLRPLNTAYDGRCGILTLAEVIELARCRSTAERPVRVLAELKHPEWCHAEGRSMADLVADELRLLGADRSSGTVLLQSFDPAVLRELRSRLGEDGPRMVQLVEDDHAGDVMVTPSGLREISTYAQGVGPSRERVLADAAEHALTGAPNLVAQAHGAELTVFCWTLRAENAFLPEHLRRGEAPEALGDALGDAAALLALGVDGLITDFPDVAVRARTALTPQPV; encoded by the coding sequence GTGACACGCCTCCCCCAGCCCGTTGTCATCGGACACCGCGGAGCCCCGGCCTACCGGCCGGAGCACACCGCGGCCAGCTTCGAGCTGGCCATCGACCTCGGTGCCGACCTCATCGAGCCGGACGTGGTGGTCAGCCGCGACGGCGTGCTCGTCGTCCGGCACGAGAGCGAGCTCTCGCTCTCCACCGACGTCGCCGAGCACCCGGAGTTCGCCGGCCGCCGCACCACCAGGCTGGTCGACGGGAAGCTGCACACCGGCTGGTTCGTCGAGGACTTCACCTGTGCCGAGCTGCGCACCCTGCGCGCGGTCGAGCGGATGCCGTCGCTACGGCCGCTCAACACCGCCTACGACGGCCGCTGCGGCATCCTGACGCTGGCCGAGGTGATCGAGCTGGCGCGCTGCCGCTCGACCGCCGAGCGCCCCGTCCGCGTGCTCGCCGAGCTCAAGCACCCCGAGTGGTGCCACGCCGAGGGGCGCTCCATGGCGGATCTGGTGGCCGACGAGCTGCGCCTGCTCGGCGCCGACCGTTCCTCCGGGACCGTGCTGCTGCAGTCGTTCGACCCGGCCGTCCTGCGCGAGCTGCGCAGCCGCCTGGGCGAGGACGGCCCGCGGATGGTGCAGCTGGTCGAGGACGACCACGCCGGTGACGTCATGGTGACCCCGTCCGGGCTGCGGGAGATCTCCACCTACGCGCAGGGGGTCGGCCCCAGCCGGGAGCGGGTCCTGGCCGACGCCGCCGAGCACGCCCTGACCGGCGCGCCGAACCTGGTGGCGCAGGCGCACGGTGCCGAGCTGACGGTGTTCTGCTGGACGCTGCGCGCGGAGAACGCCTTCCTGCCCGAGCACCTGCGCCGGGGCGAGGCCCCGGAGGCGCTCGGGGACGCGCTGGGTGACGCCGCGGCGCTGCTGGCTCTCGGGGTGGACGGGCTGATCACCGACTTCCCCGACGTCGCCGTCCGCGCACGGACCGCCCTCACCCCCCAGCCGGTCTGA
- a CDS encoding adenylosuccinate synthase has product MPAVVLIGAQWGDEGKGKATDLLGGRVPYVVRYQGGNNAGHTVITPDGEKYALHLIPSGILTPGCTPVIGNGVVIDPEVLIGELAGLEERGVDTSRLVISSDAHLIMPHHRALDKVTERFLGKRKIGTTGRGIGPAYGDKVARVGIRVQDLLDLSILRQKLEGTLQEKNQILVKVYNRKAIDVDEVVEEYTGYAEALRHRIVDTRLLLGKALDDGEWVLLEGSQGTLLDVDHGTYPFVTSSNPTAGGAAVGAGVGPTRIERVVGILKAYTTRVGSGPFPTELFDASGEYLRRQGGEVGVTTGRDRRCGWFDAVVARYASRVNGITDYFLTKLDVLSGLQTVPICVAYEVDGVRHDEMPMTQTDFHHAKPVYEEMPGWSEDIRHCRSFDELPANAQAYVRRLEELSGARISVVGVGPGRDENVVLHDLIA; this is encoded by the coding sequence ATGCCCGCTGTCGTGCTGATCGGTGCCCAGTGGGGCGACGAAGGCAAGGGCAAGGCCACCGACCTGCTCGGCGGCCGCGTCCCCTACGTCGTCCGCTACCAGGGTGGCAACAACGCCGGGCACACCGTCATCACGCCCGACGGTGAGAAGTACGCCCTCCACCTGATCCCCTCGGGGATCCTCACGCCGGGCTGCACGCCGGTTATCGGCAACGGCGTCGTGATCGACCCGGAGGTGCTGATCGGGGAGCTCGCCGGACTGGAGGAGCGGGGGGTGGACACCTCGCGGCTGGTCATCTCCTCCGACGCGCACTTGATCATGCCGCACCACCGGGCCCTCGACAAGGTCACCGAGCGGTTCCTGGGCAAGCGCAAGATCGGCACCACCGGCCGCGGCATCGGCCCCGCCTACGGCGACAAGGTCGCCCGCGTCGGCATCCGCGTGCAGGACCTCCTCGACCTCTCGATCCTCCGGCAGAAGCTCGAGGGGACGCTCCAGGAGAAGAACCAGATCCTGGTCAAGGTCTACAACCGCAAGGCCATCGACGTGGACGAGGTCGTCGAGGAGTACACCGGCTACGCCGAGGCGCTCCGGCACCGGATCGTCGACACCCGGCTGCTGCTGGGCAAGGCGCTCGACGACGGCGAGTGGGTGCTGCTCGAGGGCTCCCAGGGCACGCTGCTCGATGTCGACCACGGCACGTATCCGTTCGTGACGTCGTCCAACCCGACCGCCGGCGGCGCCGCCGTGGGCGCGGGCGTGGGCCCGACCCGGATCGAGCGGGTCGTCGGCATCCTGAAGGCCTACACGACCCGCGTCGGCTCTGGGCCCTTCCCGACCGAGCTGTTCGACGCCAGCGGCGAGTACCTGCGCAGGCAGGGCGGTGAGGTCGGTGTCACCACCGGCCGGGACCGCCGCTGTGGCTGGTTCGACGCCGTCGTCGCCCGCTACGCCAGCCGGGTCAACGGCATCACCGACTACTTCCTGACCAAGCTGGACGTGCTCTCCGGCCTGCAGACGGTGCCGATCTGCGTCGCCTACGAGGTGGACGGCGTCCGGCACGACGAGATGCCGATGACCCAGACCGACTTCCACCACGCGAAGCCGGTCTACGAGGAGATGCCCGGCTGGTCCGAGGACATCCGGCACTGCCGGAGCTTCGACGAGCTCCCGGCCAACGCGCAGGCCTACGTGCGCCGGCTGGAGGAGCTCTCCGGGGCGCGGATCAGCGTCGTCGGCGTGGGTCCCGGCCGGGACGAGAACGTGGTGCTGCACGATCTGATCGCGTGA
- a CDS encoding ABC transporter permease, with translation MPHRVAVPLITDRPSAFGTRPAPAPLGRRFLARALARPSLPAVVGLVVVVAYFAVQVPELLSPFGLATVLDTAAVLGIGGVAVALLLVAGQFDLSVGVIAVSSSLLTALLIGFAGWSAWPALIVSLLAALAVGVVNGVLVVNTGLPSFLVTLATFLILQGTSQAGAQAVAGSTRVSGLDQTPGWSSASALFDATLQIGNGRFSVAIVWWVVLTGLATWGLWRTKFGNAVFACGGARQAARELGVPVRRTTVTLFCLTAAAGWLLGTFTLVRLGSVQAGGTVGILSGIDFIVVAVIGGCLLTGGYGSAIGAAVGALLYAVAREGITLADWDTRWFQALLGVLLLVALLANGVVRRRLKSRPRS, from the coding sequence TTGCCCCATCGGGTCGCCGTCCCGTTGATCACCGACCGCCCGTCCGCCTTCGGAACCCGCCCCGCCCCGGCTCCGCTGGGCCGCCGGTTCCTGGCGCGTGCACTGGCCCGGCCGAGCCTGCCGGCGGTCGTCGGGCTGGTCGTGGTCGTCGCCTACTTCGCCGTGCAGGTGCCGGAGCTGCTGTCTCCGTTCGGGCTGGCCACGGTCCTCGACACCGCGGCCGTGCTGGGCATCGGGGGCGTCGCCGTGGCGCTGCTGCTGGTCGCCGGGCAGTTCGACCTCTCGGTGGGGGTGATCGCGGTCTCCAGCTCGCTGCTCACCGCGCTGCTGATCGGCTTCGCGGGCTGGAGCGCCTGGCCGGCGCTGATCGTCTCGCTGCTCGCCGCCCTGGCGGTCGGGGTGGTCAACGGCGTCCTCGTCGTCAACACCGGCCTGCCCAGCTTCCTGGTCACGCTGGCGACCTTCCTGATCCTGCAGGGCACCTCGCAGGCCGGCGCCCAGGCGGTCGCGGGCTCCACTCGGGTCAGCGGCCTGGACCAGACGCCGGGCTGGTCGTCGGCGAGCGCGCTGTTCGACGCGACGCTGCAGATCGGCAACGGCCGGTTCAGCGTCGCGATCGTGTGGTGGGTGGTGCTGACCGGGCTGGCCACCTGGGGCCTGTGGCGGACCAAGTTCGGCAACGCGGTCTTCGCCTGCGGCGGCGCTCGCCAGGCGGCGCGGGAGCTCGGCGTGCCGGTCCGCCGGACGACCGTGACGCTGTTCTGCCTCACCGCGGCCGCGGGCTGGCTGCTCGGCACCTTCACGCTGGTGCGACTGGGCAGCGTGCAGGCGGGCGGCACCGTGGGCATCCTCAGCGGGATCGACTTCATCGTCGTCGCGGTCATCGGCGGCTGCCTGCTCACCGGCGGCTACGGCTCCGCGATCGGTGCCGCCGTCGGCGCGCTGCTGTACGCGGTCGCGCGGGAGGGCATCACGCTGGCCGACTGGGACACCCGCTGGTTCCAGGCGCTGCTGGGAGTGCTGCTCCTGGTGGCCCTGCTGGCCAATGGCGTCGTGCGGCGGCGGCTCAAGTCGAGGCCGCGCTCGTGA
- a CDS encoding ATP-binding cassette domain-containing protein: MSTSAAVDGAPAPGPIPVVELRGVTVRHGHVPALSRVSAALVPGEITCVLGENGSGKSTLVSVLSGLRRHDEGELRVDGTPVRFRSPRQAREVGIATVWQDLAVAPLLSVWRNFFLGAEPTRGVWPLRRLDLDGARETTARAMARVGVTGLDPDQPASSLQAGERQSLAVARALHFGARALVIDEPVTPVTVARQTLFGQSILAARAQGLAVVVVTNNPRYAHLIGDRFLLLAHGQVAGNLTRDDVDADVLTALMTGGDQLTTLTDALTALHPELGER; the protein is encoded by the coding sequence GTGAGCACGTCCGCGGCCGTGGACGGCGCCCCGGCTCCCGGACCGATCCCTGTCGTGGAGCTGCGCGGCGTCACCGTGCGGCACGGCCACGTACCGGCGCTGAGCCGGGTGAGCGCCGCCCTGGTCCCCGGCGAGATCACCTGCGTGCTCGGCGAGAACGGCTCCGGGAAGTCGACGCTGGTGTCGGTCCTGTCGGGGCTGCGCCGGCACGACGAGGGCGAGCTGCGCGTCGACGGCACGCCCGTGCGGTTCCGCTCGCCCCGGCAGGCGCGGGAGGTCGGCATCGCCACCGTCTGGCAGGACCTCGCCGTCGCGCCGCTGCTGTCGGTGTGGCGGAACTTCTTCCTCGGCGCCGAGCCCACCCGCGGGGTGTGGCCGCTGCGCCGGCTCGACCTCGACGGCGCCCGGGAGACGACCGCCCGGGCCATGGCCCGGGTCGGTGTCACCGGGCTGGACCCCGACCAGCCGGCGAGCTCCCTGCAGGCCGGTGAGCGGCAGAGCCTCGCCGTCGCCCGCGCTCTGCACTTCGGCGCCCGGGCGCTGGTCATCGACGAACCCGTGACGCCCGTGACGGTCGCCCGGCAGACGCTGTTCGGCCAGTCCATCCTGGCCGCCCGGGCCCAGGGCCTCGCTGTCGTCGTCGTGACGAACAACCCGCGCTACGCCCACCTCATCGGCGACCGGTTCCTGCTCCTGGCGCACGGCCAGGTGGCCGGCAACCTCACGCGGGACGACGTCGACGCCGACGTGCTCACCGCACTGATGACCGGCGGCGATCAGCTGACCACGCTGACCGATGCGCTCACCGCGCTCCACCCGGAGCTCGGCGAGCGCTGA
- a CDS encoding GPGG-motif small membrane protein, which yields MATLLWILAVVLVIAGIVAIIRKEIVWGIVLIVVGLLVGPGGVSIFT from the coding sequence ATGGCCACCTTGTTGTGGATCCTCGCCGTCGTCCTGGTGATCGCCGGGATCGTCGCGATCATCCGTAAGGAGATCGTGTGGGGCATCGTGCTCATCGTCGTGGGGCTGCTGGTCGGCCCCGGCGGGGTGAGCATCTTCACCTGA
- a CDS encoding DUF3151 domain-containing protein, with product MTHSHGNLLGEPPATLLPATPEADAELAQGATLAEVAAHHPTVSAVWAGLAEEALHRPERALVDTIQAYAYARTGYHRGLDALRRNGWKGYGPVPWSHEPNRGFLRCVTVLASAAEAIGETAEAERCTQLLRDCDPTLAI from the coding sequence ATGACCCACTCCCACGGCAACCTGCTGGGCGAGCCGCCGGCCACCCTGCTGCCCGCGACGCCCGAGGCCGACGCCGAGCTCGCCCAGGGTGCCACCCTGGCCGAGGTGGCCGCGCACCACCCGACGGTGAGCGCGGTGTGGGCCGGTCTGGCCGAGGAGGCGCTGCACCGCCCCGAGCGGGCGCTGGTCGACACGATCCAGGCCTACGCCTACGCCCGCACCGGGTACCACCGCGGGCTCGACGCGCTGCGCCGCAACGGCTGGAAGGGCTACGGCCCGGTGCCGTGGTCGCACGAGCCCAACCGGGGCTTCCTGCGCTGCGTCACCGTGCTGGCCTCGGCCGCCGAGGCGATCGGCGAGACCGCGGAGGCGGAGCGGTGCACCCAGCTCCTGCGGGACTGCGATCCGACGTTGGCCATCTGA
- the fbaA gene encoding class II fructose-bisphosphate aldolase gives MPIATPEVYADMISRAKEGGFAYPAINCTSSETINAALRGFADAGSDGIIQFSTGGAEFGSGTRVKDMVTGAVALAEFAHVVAEKYPVNVALHTDHCPKDKLDSYVRPLIALSKDRVDAGQEPLFQSHMWDGSAIELGENLDIAEELMEKSAAAKIVLELEIGIVGGEEDGVVAEINEKLYTADGDFLRTAQQLGLGERGVYLLAATFGNVHGVYKPGNVKLRPDVLERGQALVAKEFGLGEGAKPFNLVFHGGSGSAESEIREALSYGVVKMNVDTDTQYAFTRPIAGHMFSNYDGVLKIDGEVGNKKAYDPRSYLKAAETGMAARVVQACEHLLSAGQSQGA, from the coding sequence ATGCCCATCGCGACCCCCGAGGTCTACGCCGACATGATCAGCCGGGCGAAGGAAGGCGGCTTCGCCTATCCGGCGATCAACTGCACCTCCTCGGAGACCATCAACGCGGCGCTGCGCGGCTTCGCCGACGCCGGCAGCGACGGCATCATCCAGTTCTCCACCGGCGGCGCCGAGTTCGGCTCGGGCACCCGGGTGAAGGACATGGTCACCGGTGCGGTGGCGCTGGCCGAGTTCGCGCACGTGGTGGCCGAGAAGTACCCGGTCAACGTCGCGCTGCACACCGACCACTGCCCCAAGGACAAGCTCGACTCCTACGTGCGCCCGCTGATCGCGCTGTCCAAGGACCGGGTCGACGCCGGCCAGGAGCCGCTGTTCCAGTCGCACATGTGGGACGGCTCGGCGATCGAGCTGGGCGAGAACCTCGACATCGCCGAGGAGCTCATGGAGAAGTCGGCGGCCGCCAAGATCGTGCTGGAGCTGGAGATCGGCATCGTCGGCGGCGAGGAGGACGGCGTCGTCGCCGAGATCAACGAGAAGCTCTACACCGCCGACGGCGACTTCCTGCGCACCGCGCAGCAACTCGGGCTGGGGGAGCGCGGCGTCTACCTGCTCGCCGCCACCTTCGGCAACGTGCACGGCGTCTACAAGCCGGGGAACGTGAAACTGCGACCCGACGTGCTCGAGCGCGGCCAGGCACTGGTGGCCAAGGAGTTCGGGCTGGGCGAGGGCGCCAAGCCGTTCAACCTGGTCTTCCACGGCGGTTCGGGCTCGGCGGAGTCGGAGATCCGCGAGGCGCTCTCCTACGGCGTGGTGAAGATGAACGTCGACACCGACACCCAGTACGCCTTCACCCGCCCGATCGCCGGGCACATGTTCAGCAACTACGACGGCGTGCTCAAGATCGACGGCGAGGTCGGCAACAAGAAGGCCTACGACCCACGCAGCTACCTCAAGGCCGCCGAGACGGGCATGGCCGCCCGCGTCGTCCAGGCCTGCGAGCACCTGCTGTCGGCCGGCCAGTCCCAGGGCGCGTGA